From a single Brassica rapa cultivar Chiifu-401-42 chromosome A01, CAAS_Brap_v3.01, whole genome shotgun sequence genomic region:
- the LOC103839330 gene encoding EEF1A lysine methyltransferase 4, with protein MATETSTQSYSEKWYWDDRYTNESDPFDWYQNYPSLSPLINLYLPHRTHRPLVIGCGNSAFSEGMVDDGYGDVVNIDISSVVIDAMNKKYSHRPQLKYLKMDVRDMKAFQDASFDAVIDKGTLDSILCGSNSRQHSTQMLEEVWRVLKDKGVYILITYGAPNYRLRLFKESSCSWTTKLHVIDKSLTGQPLETPKWELTKPIPLDDEGSSVESAIGKSPDVHYIYVCIKDEALKTETDAA; from the exons ATGGCGACAGAGACGTCGACGCAATCATACAGCGAGAAATGGTACTGGGACGACCGCTACACGAACGAATCCGATCCCTTCGATTGGTACCAGAACTATCCCTCATTGTCTCCTCTCATCAATCTCTACCTCCCTCACCGCACTCACCGACCCCTCGTCATCGGCTGCGGAAACTCAG CGTTCAGCGAGGGGATGGTGGATGACGGGTACGGAGATGTAGTCAACATCGATATCTCCTCTGTCGTTATCGACGCCATGAACAAGAAATACTCCCACCGTCCTCAGCTCAAAT atttgAAGATGGATGTGCGTGATATGAAGGCGTTTCAAGATGCTTCCTTTGATGCTGTTATTGATAAAG GAACCTTAGACTCCATTTTG tgtGGGAGCAACTCTAGGCAACACTCAACGCAAATGCTTGAGGAGGTTTGGag GGTACTCAAGGATAAAGGAGTCTACATCCTG ATTACATATGGAGCGCCGAACTACCGTCTTCGGCTGTTTAAAGAATCATCATGCTCTTGGACAACCAAACTCCATGTGATAG ACAAAAGTTTGACAGGTCAACCATTAGAAACGCCAAAGTGGGAACTGACAAAACCCATTCCTCTAGATGACGAGGGAAGTTCAGTGGAATCTGCAATTGGCAAAAGCCCTGATGTCCACTACATTTACGTATGTATCAAG GATGAAGCGTTAAAGACGGAGACAGATGCAGCCTGA